The Scyliorhinus canicula chromosome 10, sScyCan1.1, whole genome shotgun sequence genomic interval CGACATCTTCGACAGCGCTGCCTTCGACATCTTCAACAGCGCTGCCTTCGACATCTTCGACAGCGCTGCCTTCGACATCTTCGACAGCGCTACCTTCGACATCTTCGACTTCGACATCTTCGACAGCGCTACCTTCGACATCTTCGACAGCGCTACCTTCGACATCTTCGACAGCGCTACCTTCGACATCTTCGACAGCGCTACCTTCGACATCTTCGACAGCGCTACCTTCGACATCTTCTACGGGGGGCGAACATTCTATTTGCACTTCTTTTCCTCCCGCCAAACCACTGGTATTAGGTTGGCTTTCACCTGGATTAACGGTTTCATTCAGCGCGCTATCCAAATTAGGGCTCTCTTCCTTTGCCACTTCAGCCAATTTAACATCCTGTTCATCCTTCTGGCACTCATCTTCCTGGGAAAGTTGCTGAAAATCATCCACTTCTGTCTGAGAAGCTTCGGCACGCAAGCCAATATTGTTGTTGCTCACATCATTTTCCTGTGGGGTGACAATGTCTGCACAACACCTACACGAATCCTCCTCAATGAGCGCCTCAGAGATCTGATTTTGGGTTGTTTCCAACACTGCTGACTTTACTGGCATGGATATCAATTCTGCAGGATGACTCTCTGTGTCTAAAGATGCATTCGAGAGTGAAGTATTTGCCTCTAATAGTCCAGAGTCAGCTTCAGGGGAAATTTCTGAATGACACACTGCTGGCAGAGTCTGGCTATCATCCACTTCTTCAGTCACTTCACTTTGCAAGCATTTATCCTGCTTTTCAGCCATCTCAAACACTGCTGCTGTCTGTTTAGAAGCACTGGCCTGCTCATGGCTTCCTGATGCTTTCTCAGATTCAATGACGTGCAAAGCAAACTCCTGGGCGGCATCTTGAGCAACCTTTGAAGCTTCGTCTTCTTCATTCCAGCTCCCTTTATCCATTTGATCCTCACTCCCTTCTTTCTGGTTTCCGTTTCCTGGCGCATCGGCAATCGTTGTACTGGTATCGTGCCCTTTATCCAGATTCAGTCTGACATAGGCCTGACTTTTAAGCTTATGCTTCTCGGTGAAGGCGTGTCTCATCATTTCACGTCGAGTGACGGCGTAGTAATCACAAGCCATACAATAGTAGTCAAAATCTTTAGTGTGCTTACGTTTCACATGCAACTCAAGGGTAGCGAGGGAGTAAGCCACAAAGCCACAGTGCGCACAAGTAGTGGCGTGGCTTTCTTTCAGCTGCTTGCAATTGGAAGAGCTATCATCCTTTGCTGTTTCGTTCGATTCCACATCAAGAACTACCACTACTTCATTTTGATTTTCCGCTTTCTGTTGATTTTGTGCTGAAAGATGACCCTCTAAATTTACACGGGTACagttctcggtgctcctggaTGGATTTTCCACATCAGGGGCCTCTGGTTCCATTGCTTCGCTGCCGCTTTCAACACCTCCAGCCGTGGAAAGTGCAACAGCGTCATTCTCAATCACTTGCGGGTTGCCCTTATCGGGAGGTGCAGCAATTTTTCTGCAGACCTCAACAGCCTTGGAGACATCGGCCCGGTTTTTGTGTTTCTTGGTGTTGCAGTGGCGATCCATGTCTCCCTTGGTGACGGTGTAGTAGTTACATGCCTTGCAGAAGTAGCTATACTGATGACTGTGCTTCCGCCTAATGTGAATGTTCAGGTTTGTCACGCTGGACGCCAACAGACCACAATAGGAGCAAGTTCTAGAAATATTTCCTTTGGGGCGCCCTCTTTTACTGCTTTCTGCTGACTGAAGATCACTGCTTTTTTGAACGTTTTCCACGCTGCTTGCATCACCTTCTGATATTTCCCAAGTTACGACAAATTCCTCTTTGGGTTTTGACGGCTCAAGCACCTGAACACAACCTTTATCTATTTCAGTATTAACATTCCCCAAAGCCCCGGGAGCTTTCATGGTTTTTTGAACATCCTGAACCCCAACAGATACTTCTTCCACACACTCCTCCACCGACGGGCCAAGATTTCTTTTCTTGGCATTCTCAATGTGCCTACTCCGTTTGATGTGCTTTTCCATGGCCTCCTTGCTAATCGTGTAAAGGCTACACACTGTACAATAAAAGCGATACTCTTGTGCGTGTCGGAGTCTGATATGTTTGAACAGGACGGTGGCAGATCTGGCTTTATAAAAGCAGTTCTTGCACTGTAATTGGGGTCTGCAGTGTGTTGAGCGTCTCAATATATTCCCTGCGACTACTCTTGCAATGGAAGGCTTTTGAGGATCTTTGAACAAAGGGTTTGCTTTGGGTACAGTAGGTCCGACATTTGCACCTGAAGAAGAGATTTTGTTTAGCTCCTGCCCTCTCAACTGCAGTCTTTGGTTTTGCTCTGCCGGGCTTTCTTTCTCCTGCGGGGGTATGTTTTCTATCTGATGCTCAGTGTCCCCCTGGTCCACCGGCTCTTCTTCTGATACAGGCTGCGGTTTACCAGGTTGGCTGTAAGAAGCCGCTTTGGGTTCCTGGCTCACGTGATCCTTGAGAGTTTCGTCGTGCGAGGTGACGAAACTGCAGAGCCAGTCAATGTTGGAGAAGTTTGTTTGGTGCCTGTTGCTCTGACAATGCTTCTCAAAGTCGCCTTTTGTAACACAGGCGTAGCCACACGGCTGGCAGTGGAACACCATTTCCTTTGTGTGGCGCCTCTTGATGTGCACCTCTAGGCCCTTCCGATTCTGGAATAAATGGCCACAGTAGGAGCAAGTGCGGAGGGCTTCACGGTCTGCGGGGCTTAGCTTGGATTCTGGATTGTCAGCTTTGGGGGCTTTGTTATTTGGTAGATTGGCAGGCGGGGAGTCACGGTTTTGATTCCCTGAAGAGCTGTGAGCGCTCTTTTCAACCAATGATGACGGGCTGGGAACTTCTGAGGGGGCGGATTCCCCTTCTTGAGTGCCACCTGAGCAACTTACTTTAACCACATTCTCACCCTCTTGATTTGCAATTGACGGGTTTGCGTCACTACTTCTCCCCTGCTCCTCAGGCTTTCCTTCAGGGTGGTCGGATATTTGGGCAGTCGTTTTACTTACTGGTTTTACTCCGTGATCCTTGCTTCCAGGAATCCTGCCTCTACTTCGCTTTACCTCAGGGAAACCTTCTCCCCGGGGAGGAAATCGGCCTCTATTCCGTCTGTCATCCATCGCCAAAAGGTTAGCTCTTCCTCGAAGCTTTCTTGGGGACCTTCTGTTCCCCGTTTCTTCCATGGAAAATCTGTTTCTTGTACTCTGACTTTGTTCAGAATCATCATTGTGACGGGCACTGCGCAGTCGCAGGCTGACATTATTACCTTTTGCAGAGCGCCTTAGTCTTCGATTAACTTGGGGAAGATCAGTTGCCTCCTTTACTCTTCTCAAAGTTCTTCTGGAAGTTGCCTTTCCAGCACTACAATTATTAAGCTCCGTTTGCTCATTTGCCTTTGGCATTTCATCACCCATTACAGTTTCCACACAGAGGTCTTTGCTAGTTGTTGTCGACTTGTCCAAACCCTTTGCACCTTTAGCATTCTTCTGGGCCAAACCTTTGttccttgctgtgcgcaaattttCAGACCTCTTGTTTAAGTGTTTCACACTTTCCGTTTTATCTTTTGCATCATATTCGCCAGAAAGTCCCTTTTTGGAAAGCAAATGTATATATCCACCCCGCGCAGCCAGGTTCTTACGGCGAAGATGAGTCTTTCCACGACAGTGGGTTTTCAGCAGGTTTTCATCGTAACACTGATAGCCGCACAGGTCACAACTTAATCTTTCTTCTCGCACATGCTTGTGTTTGAGATGTGCTTGCAACGATGCTGCACTCTCAGCCTTGAATTTGCAGTGAGGGCAAATGTGTGCCTTGGACCGTTTGGAATGATTCTCTTTAATGTGTTTGTCCAAGTCATAACGAGAAGGCAACAAGCGGCCACAGAGTCTGCAGTTAAATCCTTCCTTTGTACTTGTATCTTTACTTATGCTTTTAGCTTGTTTTTTATGGAGAACTGAAGAAATGTGTTTTCTGTAGTTCACCTTGGAAGAGCTAGTAACGTTACAAATATCACAAACAAAATAGCTGTCATTTGAGTGCCGCTGGTTTGTATCAGTTTTTAGTGCAGTGTCATTTTTCTTTGTAAAGTTACAAGAAGGACATGCCCAAGCTCCTCCAACTTTGATCTTCTTTGTTCTGtgctgacaatccctgggctTCCCTTCGAGCTGTGCACTGACTTTCTTCAGGTCATTTTGCACGTGCCTGGTTACTGCGCGCGCTGGCTTCTCCTCGGGGGCCAAAGCCGAGCCGTCAGCCGTCCCAACATTCCTGCTGCCCCGAGCTTGTTCCAAAGTGTCACGTCTCTGTCGTTTGGCCGGAGGGGGCCCCCCACAAGGACCCTCGCCACCCTCTGCTCCGCCACGGGCCGCCTTTCCTTCCAGGGCGCCCTTTGCCCTCGGGTCCTTGCCGTCGCCTGGCTCTGCGGCTGCTTTTCGTCTGCAACGTCTGGCCGGTCCAGGCTGGGGGCTTCGCCCGAgggcaggcacccccaccccgTTTCGCCCCTCATTGGCTGGCAACTCGACCAGGTCTGGTTCTTTGTTTAAATCCATGGTCGCATTTTACAATCGTTGTTGACGGGGGTCCATCAGCACGCCCTAAACATACAGAGAAAAATCACTGTTTTAATTCAAAGGTATGCGACAGAAAAAAATTACTAAACATATAGGCCACCCGAACAAAGAAATAATAATGAAAACAGTAAATTTCAgagactctttaaaaaaaatctgatggGAGGCATTTTAAAGTACAGAAACATTACCATTTTGTTCAGCAATCTTTTATCATTATTCTGCTGCTCTACATCAAATACACAGAAAAAATGCCTTAAATCATTATCATACCATATAATATTGGACATGTACTCAAAAGAAAAATATTAATGCATTTTAGTAGAAAATGACAATAAATGGGCTCCAGTGTGTATCCTTTTGCTCATGAGTGTCTTCACATATAGTGCAATAGTGTGTAATTATTGCAAAGTATATAATTGTTAAATTCTGAAGTAAAAAATTATAGGTTGTCAAAAGATTCAAAAAAAGAATCCAACAACAGAGGAGAAGGGAGCAAGTTACTCCCTGGCTACCTATATAATACAATATTTATACAAGTGAGTCCAACTGCATAACTGCAAGGATGTCCAGTATAAAGCACCCTGACAATTATCATATTGAGGTAGTCTGAGGTAGAGAGGCACAAGACTGCCCCATAACCAGCGTGTGCAAGGGCAGCCCATATTATCTATGGCCAGTTAAGAGTACTGCAAAGGCGTTGTGGAATCCTCTCATATCTGCTCTTCATGGCCTCATCCTTCCCTATCTCTATCATTTTCTCCAGACACAGAACCCTCAGAGATAACTGCGCTCCTCTAATCCTGGCCTCTTCccgattttaattgttccaccgtTGGCGGCTGCACCTTCAGGTACCTCAGCCCTAAgttctggaatcccctccctaaacctctccacctctttgaGACTCCTTTGAGACGCTCCTTTAAAGTTACCTCTTTAACCAAGACTTTGGTCACCAGCACTATTGTCTCCTTACATGTCTTATCTTGTTTAAGAAGCTCTGTGAAGCGCCTTGGGGAATTTTATTACTCTAAacgcactatataaatacaaattgttgtggTTGGTATCGGTTTAACAATGGAGCACCTGAAGAATCTCTGATAACTCAAACCAAAGGATGACATTTCTGCAAATAATTTTTCTTTCCTCTGTGGCAAAAATTGGAAATGTAAAGTAAGGCCAGGGAGTCCCTTGTTGCTTTTGACAACATCGATTTTTTTCCACTGGCTACTTGTGCATGACAGTATCAGATAAAAATCAGCAGCTCCATTTTACTGGCATCTGATAATTAATCCCAAACCCACACAGGGTAAGGCCGCGATTAAGAGGTAAGCGCCAAAAACAACAAGTATTAACAGATGACAAAGAGTTCCTTGTCGTTGAAGCGTTATTTTTAAATGTGACATCAAATGTTTAATGTCCTCCAGTTATGAGACCAAACACGTAAACCACTGCTTACAAAGGCTCCTTatattgcctcacggcaccgagaacccaggttcgataccggccccgggtcactgtccgtgtggagtttgcacattctccccgtgtctgcgtgggtcttacccccacaacccaaagatgtgcaggttaggtggattggccacgctaaattgccccttaattggaatttttttttttaaacaaaggttccTTATAGAAGACAGCAACAAGAAAGCAGCACAAAGTGACCTTTAAGGGATCTTTGGTGTCCGATCTGCAACCTCTTAAAGGGCCCTCTCAATTGTTACAGATGGATTGGTGAGCTGATTAAGTTGCAACAAATCAACATCAATT includes:
- the znf407 gene encoding zinc finger protein 407 isoform X9; amino-acid sequence: MDLNKEPDLVELPANEGRNGVGVPALGRSPQPGPARRCRRKAAAEPGDGKDPRAKGALEGKAARGGAEGGEGPCGGPPPAKRQRRDTLEQARGSRNVGTADGSALAPEEKPARAVTRHVQNDLKKVSAQLEGKPRDCQHRTKKIKVGGAWACPSCNFTKKNDTALKTDTNQRHSNDSYFVCDICNVTSSSKVNYRKHISSVLHKKQAKSISKDTSTKEGFNCRLCGRLLPSRYDLDKHIKENHSKRSKAHICPHCKFKAESAASLQAHLKHKHVREERLSCDLCGYQCYDENLLKTHCRGKTHLRRKNLAARGGYIHLLSKKGLSGEYDAKDKTESVKHLNKRSENLRTARNKGLAQKNAKGAKGLDKSTTTSKDLCVETVMGDEMPKANEQTELNNCSAGKATSRRTLRRVKEATDLPQVNRRLRRSAKGNNVSLRLRSARHNDDSEQSQSTRNRFSMEETGNRRSPRKLRGRANLLAMDDRRNRGRFPPRGEGFPEVKRSRGRIPGSKDHGVKPVSKTTAQISDHPEGKPEEQGRSSDANPSIANQEGENVVKVSCSGGTQEGESAPSEVPSPSSLVEKSAHSSSGNQNRDSPPANLPNNKAPKADNPESKLSPADREALRTCSYCGHLFQNRKGLEVHIKRRHTKEMVFHCQPCGYACVTKGDFEKHCQSNRHQTNFSNIDWLCSFVTSHDETLKDHVSQEPKAASYSQPGKPQPVSEEEPVDQGDTEHQIENIPPQEKESPAEQNQRLQLRGQELNKISSSGANVGPTVPKANPLFKDPQKPSIARVVAGNILRRSTHCRPQLQCKNCFYKARSATVLFKHIRLRHAQEYRFYCTVCSLYTISKEAMEKHIKRSRHIENAKKRNLGPSVEECVEEVSVGVQDVQKTMKAPGALGNVNTEIDKGCVQVLEPSKPKEEFVVTWEISEGDASSVENVQKSSDLQSAESSKRGRPKGNISRTCSYCGLLASSVTNLNIHIRRKHSHQYSYFCKACNYYTVTKGDMDRHCNTKKHKNRADVSKAVEVCRKIAAPPDKGNPQVIENDAVALSTAGGVESGSEAMEPEAPDVENPSRSTENCTRVNLEGHLSAQNQQKAENQNEVVVVLDVESNETAKDDSSSNCKQLKESHATTCAHCGFVAYSLATLELHVKRKHTKDFDYYCMACDYYAVTRREMMRHAFTEKHKLKSQAYVRLNLDKGHDTSTTIADAPGNGNQKEGSEDQMDKGSWNEEDEASKVAQDAAQEFALHVIESEKASGSHEQASASKQTAAVFEMAEKQDKCLQSEVTEEVDDSQTLPAVCHSEISPEADSGLLEANTSLSNASLDTESHPAELISMPVKSAVLETTQNQISEALIEEDSCRCCADIVTPQENDVSNNNIGLRAEASQTEVDDFQQLSQEDECQKDEQDVKLAEVAKEESPNLDSALNETVNPGESQPNTSGLAGGKEVQIECSPPVEDVEGSAVEDVEGSAVEDVEGSAVEDVEGSAVEDVEGSAVEDVEGSAVEDVEGSAAEDVEGCAVEDVEGSAVEDVEGSAVEDVEGSAAEDVEGSAVEDVEGSAVEDVEGSAVEDVEGSAVEDVEGSAVEDVEGSAVEDVEGSAVEGSAVEDVEGSAVEDVEVEDVEGSAAEDVEGSAGEDVEGSAGEDVEGSAVEDVEGSAVEDVEGSAVEDVEGSAVEDVEDVEGSAVEDVEGSAVEDVEGSAVEGSAVEDVEGSAVEDVEVEDVEGSAVEDVEGSAGEDVEGSAVEDVEGSAVEDVEGSAVEDVEDVEGSAVEDVEGSAVEDVEGSAVEDVEDVEGSAVEDVEGSAVEDVEGSAVEDVEGSAVEGSAVEDVEGSAVEDVEGSAVEAGHDQQPGKNSEHIRINLAQQIDNNFEGVLETTTAEESVQGDADPPQDVRVDEALLDAQNKMEAALKEKNWNSKSANEMSQETESDALEVTESTGDGFAKLDSQGKGWQKHFEFDASIVRLKKKSWSEKSECTDNSEDSQGTDGISSNEWAVAVYKTDPSQVTRKRKTEGSLLQDSKRIRCEDCGFLADGVNGLNVHIAMKHPSAEKHFHCFLCGKSFYTESNLHQHLASVGHQRMEQESIEELPEGGATFKCVKCNTAFDSEQCLFVHIKQKHEEMVREVNKYIVEDTEQINCERQENQGNVCKYCGKVCKSSNSLAFLAHIRTHTGSKPFRCTLCNFATAQLGDARNHVKRHLGVREYKCHICGWAFVMKKHLSTHLLGKHGIGTPKERKFVCEICDRTFTEKWALTNHKKLHMGQKPFKCTWLTCHYSFLTASAMRDHFRTHTGEKSFLCDLCGFAGGTRHALTKHRRQHTGEKPFKCDQCHFASTTQSHLTRHRRVHTGEKPYMCPWCDYRSNCAENIRKHILHTGKHEGVKMYNCPKCEYGTNIPLEFRNHLKEYHPDIENPDLAYLHAGIVSKAYECRLKGQGAQFVETAVPFNTPQSTDCADVTDNALNDCSEQQEPTESIGQVIIIQGYQVGCGEDISIDASVEATAAATLQTLAMAGQMAQVAQVMHITEDGQLIATTQSAAHVGSMVPGQILTRQLTSGATQVVVVENRTEEGGVTEAAVALETLADSSHVIEQVVTQEESTVPASETPTALDALLCAVTELGEVEARSAEQEGSEPTQEESCVVSSAIEEVISAPKESICGAMEMFHKEETGHEARQTEAAEPGEMVSNIEQPMSVTTAGEESQVAFSDMVQEVLQFTMCDMRTTSHIVKDGITQVIVAKEGTAHMVEGGSQIIMQEGEEQTITTHGRPMRLVDSSGKISQIIITNEILQAMVQETGSDLSEETTHVIVTEVPHTVVNGDHTRAVTEVYPHSVMELISEDMSSSTHPVTTIALAECYTEDRSEIVMTELSAKEEQEMEVGGIQEA
- the znf407 gene encoding zinc finger protein 407 isoform X6; translation: MDLNKEPDLVELPANEGRNGVGVPALGRSPQPGPARRCRRKAAAEPGDGKDPRAKGALEGKAARGGAEGGEGPCGGPPPAKRQRRDTLEQARGSRNVGTADGSALAPEEKPARAVTRHVQNDLKKVSAQLEGKPRDCQHRTKKIKVGGAWACPSCNFTKKNDTALKTDTNQRHSNDSYFVCDICNVTSSSKVNYRKHISSVLHKKQAKSISKDTSTKEGFNCRLCGRLLPSRYDLDKHIKENHSKRSKAHICPHCKFKAESAASLQAHLKHKHVREERLSCDLCGYQCYDENLLKTHCRGKTHLRRKNLAARGGYIHLLSKKGLSGEYDAKDKTESVKHLNKRSENLRTARNKGLAQKNAKGAKGLDKSTTTSKDLCVETVMGDEMPKANEQTELNNCSAGKATSRRTLRRVKEATDLPQVNRRLRRSAKGNNVSLRLRSARHNDDSEQSQSTRNRFSMEETGNRRSPRKLRGRANLLAMDDRRNRGRFPPRGEGFPEVKRSRGRIPGSKDHGVKPVSKTTAQISDHPEGKPEEQGRSSDANPSIANQEGENVVKVSCSGGTQEGESAPSEVPSPSSLVEKSAHSSSGNQNRDSPPANLPNNKAPKADNPESKLSPADREALRTCSYCGHLFQNRKGLEVHIKRRHTKEMVFHCQPCGYACVTKGDFEKHCQSNRHQTNFSNIDWLCSFVTSHDETLKDHVSQEPKAASYSQPGKPQPVSEEEPVDQGDTEHQIENIPPQEKESPAEQNQRLQLRGQELNKISSSGANVGPTVPKANPLFKDPQKPSIARVVAGNILRRSTHCRPQLQCKNCFYKARSATVLFKHIRLRHAQEYRFYCTVCSLYTISKEAMEKHIKRSRHIENAKKRNLGPSVEECVEEVSVGVQDVQKTMKAPGALGNVNTEIDKGCVQVLEPSKPKEEFVVTWEISEGDASSVENVQKSSDLQSAESSKRGRPKGNISRTCSYCGLLASSVTNLNIHIRRKHSHQYSYFCKACNYYTVTKGDMDRHCNTKKHKNRADVSKAVEVCRKIAAPPDKGNPQVIENDAVALSTAGGVESGSEAMEPEAPDVENPSRSTENCTRVNLEGHLSAQNQQKAENQNEVVVVLDVESNETAKDDSSSNCKQLKESHATTCAHCGFVAYSLATLELHVKRKHTKDFDYYCMACDYYAVTRREMMRHAFTEKHKLKSQAYVRLNLDKGHDTSTTIADAPGNGNQKEGSEDQMDKGSWNEEDEASKVAQDAAQEFALHVIESEKASGSHEQASASKQTAAVFEMAEKQDKCLQSEVTEEVDDSQTLPAVCHSEISPEADSGLLEANTSLSNASLDTESHPAELISMPVKSAVLETTQNQISEALIEEDSCRCCADIVTPQENDVSNNNIGLRAEASQTEVDDFQQLSQEDECQKDEQDVKLAEVAKEESPNLDSALNETVNPGESQPNTSGLAGGKEVQIECSPPVEDVEGSAVEDVEGSAVEDVEGSAVEDVEGSAVEDVEGSAVEDVEGSAVEDVEGSAAEDVEGCAVEDVEGSAVEDVEGSAVEDVEGSAAEDVEGSAVEDVEGSAVEDVEGSAVEDVEGSAVEDVEGSAVEDVEGSAVEDVEGSAVEGSAVEDVEGSAVEDVEVEDVEGSAAEDVEGSAGEDVEGSAGEDVEGSAVEDVEGSAVEDVEGSAVEDVEGSAVEDVEDVEGSAVEDVEGSAVEDVEGSAVEGSAVEDVEGSAVEDVEVEDVEGSAVEDVEGSAGEDVEGSAVEDVEGSAVEDVEGSAVEDVEDVEGSAVEDVEGSAVEDVEGSAVEDVEDVEGSAVEDVEGSAVEDVEGSAVEDVEGSAVEGSAVEDVEGSAVEDVEGSAVEDVEGSAVEAGHDQQPGKNSEHIRINLAQQIDNNFEGVLETTTAEESVQGDADPPQDVRVDEALLDAQNKMEAALKEKNWNSKSANEMSQETESDALEVTESTGDGFAKLDSQGKGWQKHFEFDASIVRLKKKSWSEKSECTDNSEDSQGTDGISSNEWAVAVYKTDPSQVTRKRKTEGSLLQDSKRIRCEDCGFLADGVNGLNVHIAMKHPSAEKHFHCFLCGKSFYTESNLHQHLASVGHQRMEQESIEELPEGGATFKCVKCNTAFDSEQCLFVHIKQKHEEMVREVNKYIVEDTEQINCERQENQGNVCKYCGKVCKSSNSLAFLAHIRTHTGSKPFRCTLCNFATAQLGDARNHVKRHLGVREYKCHICGWAFVMKKHLSTHLLGKHGIGTPKERKFVCEICDRTFTEKWALTNHKKLHMGQKPFKCTWLTCHYSFLTASAMRDHFRTHTGEKSFLCDLCGFAGGTRHALTKHRRQHTGEKPFKCDQCHFASTTQSHLTRHRRVHTGEKPYMCPWCDYRSNCAENIRKHILHTGKHEGVKMYNCPKCEYGTNIPLEFRNHLKEYHPDIENPDLAYLHAGIVSKAYECRLKGQGAQFVETAVPFNTPQSTDCADVTDNALNDCSEQQEPTESIGQVIIIQGYQVGCGEDISIDASVEATAAATLQTLAMAGQMAQVAQVMHITEDGQLIATTQSAAHVGSMVPGQILTRQLTSGATQVVVVENRTEEGGVTEAAVALETLADSSHVIEQVVTQEESTVPASETPTALDALLCAVTELGEVEARSAEQEGSEPTQEESCVVSSAIEEVISAPKESICGAMEMFHKEETGHEARQTEAAEPGEMVSNIEQPMSVTTAGEESQVAFSDMVQEVLQFTMCDMRTTSHIVKDGITQVIVAKEGTAHMVEGGSQIIMQEGEEQTITTHGRPMRLVDSSGKISQIIITNEILQAMVQETGSDLSEETTHVIVTEVPHTVVNGDHTRAVTEVYPHSVMELISEDMSSSTHPVTTIALAECYTEDRSEIVMTELSAKEEQEMEVGGIQEA